A window of Juglans regia cultivar Chandler chromosome 7, Walnut 2.0, whole genome shotgun sequence contains these coding sequences:
- the LOC109021051 gene encoding protein FAR1-RELATED SEQUENCE 4-like, which yields MDKEEDKTPPTPSTSISPTQGYYGPGNPYYPLVIIPQNAYPNPYTCAWGQVPLMPPFAPTMPYPLSNNLDESTQVQYTYQPPSSNPEELARSEKTPQASESSIVPLPLGAETEKNFGETSSDINKEAEAEGTNEVSDDDERVEEPKPGMEFATDKELLAYYKRYAKQQGFSVITQRTKRDASGKPKYVTIGCARGGKYHPSHSNISKPRPTIKTDCKAKLNAHLDKKGVWVLTTAENTHNHGTVSPQKSRFFRSHKCLDEYSKRMLDLNDKACIRMNKKFGALVVDAGGFENLEFQEKDCRNYIDKAKHLRLGKGGGEALSDYFKRMRKMNDGFISVIDVDDELRLRNVFWADARSRATYEYFGDVITFDTTYLTNRYGMPFAPFVGVNHHGQSILLGAGLISSEDTSTFVWLFRAWLDCMNGQAPKAIITDQDRAMKSAIAMVFPETRHRYCLWHIMRKLPEKLGSHSQFNAGLKTDIQSAIYDSHTCEEFDGKWGELIQKYDLGDNAWLEGLYTERSFWVPAYLKGVFWAGMSTTQRSESMNAFFDGYVHSGTTLKEFVDQFDNALRKKVEVETTADFNSCNQTIPCVTPFHFEKQFQAVYTNAKFKEIQGEVWGMICCNCIPVSKQGCISTFDVLDEITTGDHVKTVHYVVYYNEEECDIKCTCALFEMRGILCRHVFKLCQIKKIHVLPERYILDRWRKDLKRRYTLVKSSYDDLRDNADSRRKIFADEQVGVGEVLAPQVGANVEDVVVGTQYSTVTQQTPSGNDENL from the exons ATGGACAAAGAGGAAGATAAAACACCACCTACACCATCTACATCGATTTCACCGACTCAA GGATATTATGGTCCAGGAAACCCGTACTACCCGTTAGTTATCATACCTCAAAATGCATATCCAAATCCATATACATGTGCTTGGGGTCAG GTACCGTTGATGCCACCTTTTGCACCAACGATGCCCTACCCTCTGTCGAATAATCTGGATGAGTCCACACAAGTTCAATATACCTACCAG CCTCCATCGAGTAATCCGGAGGAGTTAGCAAGATCTGAAAAGACTCCTCAAGCAAGTGAATCATCAATTGTGCCATTGCCATTGGGTGCTGAAACTGAAAAGAATTTTGGAG aaacttCGTCGGACATAAATAAAGAGGCAGAGGCCGAAGGAACTAATGAAGTATCGGATGATGATGAACGAGTTGAGGAGCCAAAGCCTGGTATGGAATTCGCCACTGATAAAGAGCTTCTGGCATATTATAAGCGATATGCCAAACAACAAGGTTTTAGTGTTATCACACAAAGGACGAAGAGAGATGCATCTGGGAAACCGAAGTATGTGACAATTGGGTGTGCACGTGGCGGCAAGTACCATCCGAGTCATAGTAATATCTCGAAGCCGCGGCCAACCATTAAAACGGACTGTAAGGCGAAGTTAAATGCTCACTTGGACAAAAAGGGTGTATGGGTTTTGACCACTGCTGAGAATACTCACAATCATGGTACTGTCAGCCCACAGAAGTCTAGATTTTTTAGAAGTCACAAGTGTTTAGATGAATACAGTAAAAGAATGCTCGATCTAAATGACAAGGCATGTATTCGAATGAACAAAAAATTTGGAGCACTTGTTGTTGATGCGGGCGGGTTCGAGAATCTTGAATTTCAAGAGAAAGATTGTCGAAATTATATTGACAAAGCAAAACACTTGAGGCTGGGTAAAGGAGGTGGCGAAGCACTTAGTGATTACTTTAagaggatgaggaagatgaaTGATGGATTTATTTCTGTGATTGATGTGGATGATGAGTTGCGACTCAGAAATGTGTTCTGGGCTGATGCACGTAGTCGAGCTACGTACGAGTATTTCGGAGATGTGATCACCTTCGATACGACGTATCTAACAAATAGATACGGTATGCCTTTTGCTCCTTTTGTTGGGGTAAACCATCACGGGCAGTCCATACTGTTAGGGGCTGGATTGATTTCAAGCGAGGATACAAGTACTTTTGTGTGGTTGTTCCGAGCATGGTTGGACTGCATGAATGGTCAAGCTCCAAAAGCAATCATAACAGACCAAGATCGGGCAATGAAGAGTGCCATTGCGATGGTATTCCCAGAAACACGCCATAGATATTGTCTATGGCATATCATGCGGAAACTGCCTGAGAAATTGGGATCCCACTCACAATTCAACGCAGGGTTGAAGACTGACATTCAGAGTGCCATATATGATTCGCATACCTGTGAAGAATTTGATGGCAAATGGGGGGAACTAATTCAGAAATATGACCTTGGTGATAACGCGTGGCTAGAAGGGTTGTATACCGAGAGATCATTTTGGGTTCCAGCTTACTTGAAGGGTGTATTCTGGGCTGGTATGAGCACTACACAGCGgtctgaaagcatgaatgccTTTTTCGACGGATATGTGCATTCTGGTACAACGTTAAAGGAATTTGTCGATCAATTTGACAATGCTTTGAGGAAGAAGGTGGAAGTAGAGACGACAGCTGATTTCAATTCGTGCAACCAAACCATCCCTTGTGTGACTCCATTCCACTTTGAGAAGCAGTTTCAAGCGGTGTATACAAATGCAAAGTTTAAAGAAATCCAAGGGGAGGTGTGGGGGATGATTTGTTGTAACTGCATACCTGTTAGCAAACAGGGTTGTATTTCCACCTTTGACGTGTTGGATGAAATTACCACGGGTGATCATGTCAAAACCGTCCATTACGTAGTTTACTATAACGAGGAggaatgtgatattaaatgcaCGTGTGCACTGTTTGAAATGAGGGGCATTCTTTGTAGGCATGTATTTAAACTTTGTCAAATTAAGAAGATTCATGTGTTGCCAGAGAGGTATATCTTGGATCGGTGGAGGAAAGACTTAAAGAGAAGATACACACTTGTCAAAAGTAGCTATGATGATTTGCGGGATAATGCAGACTCACGAAG GAAAATATTTGCTGACGAACAAGTTGGAGTTGGTGAGGTATTGGCCCCCCAAGTTGGTGCTAACGTTGAAGATGTTGTTGTTGGAACCCAATATAGTACTGTCACACAACAAACACCATCGGGCAATGATGAGAATTTGTGA
- the LOC108996649 gene encoding peptidyl-prolyl cis-trans isomerase FKBP62-like: MDDDFELPTSSDVNMDEDMGIPEDDPVNPILKEGEEKEIGKNGLKKKLVKEGEGWETPSAGDEVEVHYTGTLLDGTQFDSSRDRGTSFKFKLGQGQVIKGWDEGIKSMKKGEKAIFTIPPELAYGESGSPPAIPPNAILQFDVELLSWTSIKDICKDGGIFKKILTKGEKWENPKDLDEAFVKYEARLEDGTLISKSDGVEFNVGNGYFCPALSKSVKTMKKGEKVLLTVKPQYAFGESGRPASGDEGAVPPNATLQITVELVSWKAVSEITKDKKVLKKILKEGEGYERPNDGAVVQVKLIGKLDDGTIFTKKGHEEEPFEFKVDEEQVVDGLDRAVKKMKKGEVALVTIQPEYAFGPSETQQELAIVPANATVDYEVELLSFVKDKESWEMNTQEKIEAAGKKKEEGNALFKAAKYERASKRYEKAVRFIDHDSSFSEEEKKQAKVLKITCNLNNAACKLKLKDYKQAERLCTKVLELDSRNVKALYRRAQACIQLVDLDLAELDIKKALEIDPDNRDVKLEYKILKEKVREYNKKDAQFYGTIFSKMNKLEQARSSKVEAKQEPVSSVG, from the exons ATGGATGACGACTTCGAGCTCCCGACCTCCAGCGACGTGAATATGGACGAGGACATGGGCATTCCCGAGGATGATCCAGTTAATCCGATTCTCAAGGAGGGTGAAGAGAAGGAAATTGGGAAGAACGGGCTGAAGAAGAAACTGGTCAAGGAAGGCGAAGGCTGGGAGACTCCTAGTGCAGGAGATGAAGTTGAAG TTCATTACACTGGGACGCTACTTGATGGAACGCAGTTCGACTCTAGCCGTGACAGGGGCACATCGTTCAAGTTCAAGCTTGGCCAAG GACAAGTGATTAAGGGATGGGATGAAGGCATAAAAAGCATGAAGAAGGGCGAGAAAGCCATTTTCACCATTCCTCCTGAGTTGGCTTATGGTGAGTCGGGATCCCCCCCAGCTATACCACCCAATGCCATCCTTCAGTTTGATGTGGAATTGCTGTCTTGGACTAGTATTAAGGACATATGCAAAGATGGGggaattttcaagaaaatactTACCAAaggagagaaatgggagaatcCGAAAGACTTGGATGAAGCCTTTG TTAAATATGAAGCTCGGCTTGAAGATGGAACTCTCATTTCAAAATCTGACGGGGTGGAGTTCAATGTTGGAAATG GCTATTTCTGTCCTGCTCTGTCAAAATCTGTGAAAACAATGAAGAAGGGGGAAAAAGTCCTCTTGACAGTGAAGCCACAAT ATGCATTTGGGGAGTCAGGACGACCGGCATCTGGTGACGAAGGTGCTGTGCCTCCAAATGCTACCCTCCAGATAACTGTTGAGTTGGTCTCTTGGAAGGCTGTTTCTGAAATAACCAAAGACAAGAAGGTTCTGAAAAAGATCCTGAAGGAGGGAGAGGGATATGAACGACCAAATGATGGAGCAGTTGTCCAAG TGAAACTAATTGGCAAGCTGGATGATGGGACTATCTTCACAAAGAAGGGTCATGAGGAGGAGCCATTTGAATTCAAAGTAGATGAAG AACAAGTTGTTGACGGACTTGATAGAGctgtgaaaaaaatgaagaaagggGAAGTTGCTCTTGTGACTATTCAACCAGAGTATGCTTTTGGGCCATCCGAAACACAGCAAGAATTGGCAATCGTTCCTGCAAATGCGACTGTGGATTATGAAGTTGAGCTGCTCTCCTTTGTGAAG GATAAGGAATCTTGGGAGATGAATACGCAGGAGAAGATTGAAGCAGCTGgtaagaagaaggaagaagggaacGCTTTGTTCAAGGCTGCTAAATATGAAAGAGCATCAAAACGATATGAAAAG GCTGTAAGGTTCATTGACCATGACTCTTCTTTCagtgaagaagagaagaagcagGCCAAGGTGCTCAAAATTACCTGCAATCTTAATAATGCAGCTTGCAAGCTGAAACTTAAAGACTACAAGCAGGCTGAGAGGCTGTGCACAAAG GTGTTAGAACTTGACAGTAGGAATGTGAAAGCTCTATACAGGAGGGCACAAGCATGTATACAACTTGTTGATTTGGATCTGGCAGAACTGGATATCAAAAAGGCTCTTGAGATAGACCCAGACAACAG GGATGTAAAACTCGAATACAAGATTTTGAAGGAGAAAGTCAGAGAATATAATAAGAAGGATGCCCAGTTTTATGGCACCATCTTTTCGAAGATGAACAAATTAGAGCAAGCGAGATCGTCA AAAGTAGAAGCAAAGCAGGAGCCAGTGTCTAGTGTCGGTTGA